A genomic segment from Nicotiana tabacum cultivar K326 chromosome 7, ASM71507v2, whole genome shotgun sequence encodes:
- the LOC107775704 gene encoding S-adenosylmethionine decarboxylase proenzyme 4-like, whose translation MAVSGFEGFEKRLELHFSGDDPVIGMGGLRQLDFESIEEVLNAVQCTVVSAVGNQYFDSYVLSESSLFVYPTKIIIKTCGTTQLLKSILPLIQFSNEMGFVISECRYTRGNFIFPKAQPFPHTNFKDEIFYLQEQLPIHLCYKKASVMPSKFISHSWHVFTACDKFYDPLEISIIPNELFTIEICMTELDRVLARKFFKHPNMAANEMTEITGISEINPNALICDFVFDPCGYSMNGIDGDRYSTIHVTPEDGFSYASYECVGSIYDDPNDIINILKKVVQVFRPGTMSISTTSTSNEVWTRIVKAVEPLGMKCRSCTMDDFLAVGSVVFQTFMSCRK comes from the coding sequence ATGGCTGTTTCTGgatttgaaggatttgaaaaaAGACTGGAGTTACACTTCTCCGGTGACGATCCGGTGATCGGAATGGGCGGTCTCCGGCAGCTGGACTTTGAGTCAATAGAGGAAGTATTAAATGCAGTTCAATGCACTGTAGTGTCAGCTGTTGGAAACCAATATTTTGATTCTTACGTACTATCAGAATCAAGCCTTTTTGTTTACCCTACCAAGATTATTATCAAAACATGTGGCACCACACAACTACTGAAATCTATTCTTCCTTTAATCCAATTCTCAAACGAAATGGGATTTGTCATAAGTGAGTGTAGGTACACAAGAGGCAATTTTATCTTCCCAAAAGCTCAACCTTTCCCTCATACAAATTTCAAAGATGAAATCTTTTATTTACAAGAACAATTACCTATTCATCTTTGTTACAAAAAAGCCTCTGTTATGCcatcaaaattcatttctcatTCTTGGCATGTTTTCACTGCTTGTGACAAATTTTATGACCCTCTTGAAATTAGCATTATACCAAATGAACTTTTCACTATAGAAATTTGCATGACAGAACTAGACCGAGTACTTGCTAGGAAATTCTTTAAACATCCAAATATGGCTGCAAATGAAATGACTGAGATTACGGGTATTAGTGAAATTAATCCAAATGCTTTGATTTGTGATTTTGTGTTTGATCCTTGTGGATATTCAATGAATGGTATTGATGGGGATCGTTATTCTACTATTCATGTTACACCTGAAGATGGTTTTAGTTATGCCAGTTATGAGTGTGTTGGATCAATTTATGATGATCCGAATGATATTATCAATATTTTGAAGAAAGTGGTGCAAGTTTTCCGACCGGGGACTATGTCGATTTCGACTACGTCGACAAGCAACGAGGTTTGGACGAGGATTGTTAAAGCTGTGGAGCCGCTAGGAATGAAATGCCGGAGCTGCACAATGGATGATTTTCTGGCAGTCGGAAGTGTGGTGTTTCAGACTTTTATGTCTTGCCGAAAGTAG
- the LOC142162084 gene encoding uncharacterized protein LOC142162084 — protein MGSISEEIPNVVDNSVVAPSSPLYLLPSDSPDTVLVTTTFDGTGYGSGRRGMLLGLSCKHKLGMINGTVTNPSSNSALFEPWTRCNDMVVAWILNSLDREIRETVKYTESAEKLWKEIERRFGQASGIKIFQIRKEISSISEGNSTVASYFNRIKKL, from the coding sequence atgGGTTCAATTAGTGAGGAAATCCCTAATGTTGTTGATAATTCTGTTGTCGCACCTTCGTCCCCCTTGTATTTGCTCCCTTCTGATTCTCCCGACACTGTATTGGTCACTACGACTTTTGATGGCACGGGGTATGGGAGTGGGCGTCGGGGAATGTTGTTAGGTTTATCGTGCAAACATAAGTTGGGAATGATTAATGGTACCGTTACTAACCCGAGTTCCAATTCTGCACTTTTCGAACCTTGGACTAGGTGCAACGACATGGTTGTTGCCTGGATCCTTAATAGTTTAGATAGAGAGATTAGAGAGACTGTGAAGTACACTGAGTCTGCTGAAAAACTTTGGAAGGAAATTGAGCGTCGGTTTGGCCAAGCTAGTGGGATAAAGATTTTTCAAATCCGCAAggagatttcttcaatttctgagGGTAATTCTACTGTTGCCTCTTACTTCAATAGGATTAAGAAGTTATAG